Below is a genomic region from Spartinivicinus marinus.
TCATTACCCTGGCGAACCACTTCAACAGGCACTTTTTTACCTACCGGTGTTTGCCCTACCGCATGAGGTAAGTCAGCTGACACATCAATTTCTCTTTCAGCAAACTGGGTAATAATATCCCCTGGTTTAAACCCAGCCTCATCAGCAGGACCTTCTGGTAAAACTTCAGCAACAAGAGCGCCATGGGGCTTATCTAAACCAAATGACTCGGCCAAATCCTTATTTACATCCTGAATATAAACACCCAGCCAGCCACGACTTACATAGCCTTTATCTTTTAGCTGAGAAACCACATTCATTACAACATCAATGGGAATGGCAAATGAAAGCCCCATAAATCCACCAGAACGAGTGAATATCTGCGAATTCACGCCAATTACTTTGCCATCCATGTCAAATAAAGGCCCACCTGAATTACCTGGGTTAATAGCAACGTCTGTTTGAATAAAAGGCACATAGTTTTCACTTGGCAAGCTACGATTAATTGCACTGATAATCCCTGCGGTTACTGAGTAGTCAAACCCAAAAGGTGAACCGATAGCAATCACCCATTGCCCTGGCTTTAAATTATCGGTTGTACCCAGCTCAACGGTTGGTAAGTTTTTAGCCTTAATTTTAAGCAGGGCCAAATCAGAGCGTTTATCTGCTCCGATCAGCTTGGCTTCTAATTCTCTGCGATCACTCAGCCGAACAATAATTTGATCAGCGCCTTTGACCACGTGATTATTCGTTAAAATATAACCATCTTCTGAGATAATAAATCCAGACCCCAACGACTGTGGCCTTGGCTTTCCACCTGGAGCGGGTCGCTGAGGATGAGGTCGACCAAAAAACTCTTGAAAAATATCAGGTATTTCATCATCAGGAAAATAGTAGCGATTCATTCGGTTCTGTTTCGGCAGCTGCAGCGTACTAATATTAACTACCGCAGGCGAAGCCTCTTCTACTAACTCCGTAAACTCAGGTAAAGACTTTGCGTAAGCGGTTAGTTGAACCGTTATAAACAGTGCAAAGATTGCTGTTGATTGTTTAAGCCAAGATCTCACTTTCATAAAAAATTTAATCCCTTCGCTAAGAGTTTGTTATTAACCTAATGTCTTAAAGTGTTAGCTTTATAAGGAAGTCACTAATGGGCTTTCAGTGTCTTGAATAGGCACCAAAACCTTTAGCACTGACGGCTCCAGTGATTGTTGAAAAGATGTTTTATTAATAATTTTTCGTAACAAATAAAAACTCAGAAACAAACTGACAAAACCAAATAGGATAGTGACCTGCTCTTGATAGCCTTGCCACTTCAGTAGCCAGCAGGTAAACAACATAAATACCAAAGGTAATAAATAAACTAACAATGAACCCTTAACTAAGGTATTTTCAGGAATTCCAATAACAACTGCATCGCCCACTTGCAGAGAATAATCGCTTCTCACCTTAATAGAGGAAGCAGAAACAACTTGTCTAGACGGCAGTTTATTTAACAGCTTATGGCCACAACCTTTATTTGCAGCACATTGGCCACATACTGATTGCTGTTGAGTTTCAACCCAAACACCACCACTTTTATCAATAGCTGTTACAATTCCGTGCTCTTCAACCATTAATAACTAAACCAACTGTATTTAAACCTATTATGATAGTCCAATCGCCACGATAGTTAATTATGTAACCCATTATTAAACTTTAGACGGCTATTGGCTTATAGAAACAGCTCTTCCTTTCTGCAACTTTACTGACATTGCAATACGTTCAGCTGCCACCAAAGGAAGTTCACCCACTACTGTAATTAAAAACTCACCTTGTTCAAATGACAATACTTTAGTAAACGCAGTAATCGCACCTTCTCGTTTAATGACTGATACAGCATTCGTAGGTTTTGCCTCAACAAAAATAGAGAAGCCTGCAAGACCATCAGTATACATCAATGACTCAACTGCTTTTTTGGTCACAGGGCTGTGCTGTTGATTACGACGAAATAACTCAAACCCAGGAGGAACCCAATTAACATACCAATTTTCACTGTCACCTGGCTTGCCATTAGCTTTATTGAAAGCTTTGGATACGATAACTTTTTCTGACTTAATAGACCCCTTTAAAGAGGTAACCAGTTTGGTTTCAGGGATTTCATGCCCAATTTCAAGGGAAGTAAACTGAAGTCGCTCTAGCATTTCCCCTTTTCGGTTAAGTAAGACCAGCTTTAACAGTAAAGATGAGGCCTCGTCTAACCATATTTCATAGCCATAGCGAAACTCATCCTTGGGCTGAACCAAAACGACAACTGCCTCTCGACCGGCTACCCGACCTTTACCTGCTACTTTTAAACTGTAATGTTCGGCTAGTTTATTTGGATTCTCACTAAGAATCCTCCCAAATGCTAATGGAGAGTCACCACGCTCAAAGCGAATCACTTCATTATCAGCATTGATACAAACTACCTTATTACCATCTCGCACAACTTCTCGTTTGGGTCCATCCAAAAACACCAGCCGCTCTCTTTCTTGACCATCGGTTACAGAATGAGTAATAGCAATACTGTTCAAGCCTTGGCTGTGCTGATAAATAAACTGCCCTTCATAATTTAATTCACGAAA
It encodes:
- a CDS encoding DegQ family serine endoprotease — translated: MKVRSWLKQSTAIFALFITVQLTAYAKSLPEFTELVEEASPAVVNISTLQLPKQNRMNRYYFPDDEIPDIFQEFFGRPHPQRPAPGGKPRPQSLGSGFIISEDGYILTNNHVVKGADQIIVRLSDRRELEAKLIGADKRSDLALLKIKAKNLPTVELGTTDNLKPGQWVIAIGSPFGFDYSVTAGIISAINRSLPSENYVPFIQTDVAINPGNSGGPLFDMDGKVIGVNSQIFTRSGGFMGLSFAIPIDVVMNVVSQLKDKGYVSRGWLGVYIQDVNKDLAESFGLDKPHGALVAEVLPEGPADEAGFKPGDIITQFAEREIDVSADLPHAVGQTPVGKKVPVEVVRQGNEITLDVTIGELPDEKGKAHTPVPAKSGNRLGLQVEDLTDEQKRKYEVSNGVIVTGVLVGPASSVGIRRGDIITDLHNQPVNSVRDFKQIMAKLPTNRSVSMRLVRNARPGYITFKLTE
- a CDS encoding SoxR reducing system RseC family protein, with protein sequence MVEEHGIVTAIDKSGGVWVETQQQSVCGQCAANKGCGHKLLNKLPSRQVVSASSIKVRSDYSLQVGDAVVIGIPENTLVKGSLLVYLLPLVFMLFTCWLLKWQGYQEQVTILFGFVSLFLSFYLLRKIINKTSFQQSLEPSVLKVLVPIQDTESPLVTSL
- a CDS encoding MucB/RseB C-terminal domain-containing protein, producing MKKRYWSRATSWLAFSLLIGSSGNILAETGLSAAQWLTGMTKAFRELNYEGQFIYQHSQGLNSIAITHSVTDGQERERLVFLDGPKREVVRDGNKVVCINADNEVIRFERGDSPLAFGRILSENPNKLAEHYSLKVAGKGRVAGREAVVVLVQPKDEFRYGYEIWLDEASSLLLKLVLLNRKGEMLERLQFTSLEIGHEIPETKLVTSLKGSIKSEKVIVSKAFNKANGKPGDSENWYVNWVPPGFELFRRNQQHSPVTKKAVESLMYTDGLAGFSIFVEAKPTNAVSVIKREGAITAFTKVLSFEQGEFLITVVGELPLVAAERIAMSVKLQKGRAVSISQ